In Nicotiana tabacum cultivar K326 chromosome 17, ASM71507v2, whole genome shotgun sequence, one DNA window encodes the following:
- the LOC107782246 gene encoding transcription initiation factor TFIID subunit 14b has translation MPLNSPAMTQNDSDLGGNESDPKPQLTKIANLTEDFEKKTSSKRLKDVEIYVPIVYGTIAFWLGRKATETQSHRWSVYVRGATNEDLSGVIKKVVFQLHPSFNNPVRVVESPPFELSECGWGEFEIAISLHFHDDVGEKKLDLYHHLKLYAENESGPQSTKKPVVVETYNEVVFPDPPEDFFSRIQNHPAVIVPRLPATFKFPPAPIEDLHVLKRGDTKNHPLSQWFINFSEADELLKLTAARQTVQAHIVKLRRQLSVMDELPQTFKLDSD, from the exons ACAGAATGACTCTGACTTAGGTGGAAATGAGTCTGATCCGAAGCCACAACTCACTAAAATTGCTAACCTTActgaagattttgaaaagaag ACTTCAAGCAAGAGACTGAAAGATGTTGAAATTTATGTCCCTATAGTCTATGGAACAATTGCGTTTTGGCTCGGCAGGAAAGCCACTGA AACTCAGTCGCATAGGTGGTCAGTATATGTTCGTGGAGCAACAAATGAGGATCTTAGTGGGGTAATCAAGAAAGTTGTTTTTCAATTGCATCCAAGTTTTAATAATCCCGTGAGAGTGGTAGAATCACCACCCTTTGAGTTGTCAGAATGTGGTTGGGGTGAATTTGAAATTGCAATATCCCTTCACTTCCACGATGATGTTGGCGAAAAGAAGTTGGATTT GTATCATCATTTGAAGTTATATGCAGAGAATGAGTCTGGTCCCCAGTCAACAAAGAAACCTGTTGTTGTGGAAACCTACAATGAGGTCGTATTCCCTGATCCTCCTGAGGATTTCTTTTCACGAATCCAGAACCATCCTGCAGTAATCGTGCCACGGCTTCCGGCAACATTTAAGTTTCCTCCAG CACCAATTGAGGATTTGCACGTGTTGAAGAGAGGTGATACGAAAAACCATCCTCTTAGTCAGTGGTTCATCAATTTCTCTGAGGCTGATGAGCTCTTGAAACTCACAGCAGCTCGTCAGACG GTGCAAGCTCACATTGTTAAGCTGAGGAGGCAGTTGAGTGTGATGGA